A genomic window from Scophthalmus maximus strain ysfricsl-2021 chromosome 17, ASM2237912v1, whole genome shotgun sequence includes:
- the olfm2a gene encoding noelin-2a isoform X1 yields MTVPMLKIGAVLSTMAMVTNWMSQTLPSLVGLNGTSISRGGTSERIVSALYPSPEEGWQIYSSAQDADGKCICTVVAPAQNMCNRDPRSRQLRQLMEKVQNISQSMEVLDLRTYRDLQYVRNTENLMKLVDGKLKVASENPRSLNPKGFQELKDKVTQLLPLLPVLEQYKADAKMILRLREEVRNLSLVLMAIQEEMGAYDYEELRQRVLLLETRLHSCMQKLGCGKLTGVSNPITVRASGSRFGSWMTDTMIPSSDNRVWSMDGYFKGRRVLEYRTMNDFMKGQNFLQQLLPHPWAGTGHVVYNGSLYYNKYQSNIIIKYHFRSRSVLVQRSLSGAGYNNTFPYSWGGSSDIDLMADENGLWAVYTTIPNAGNIVISRLEPQSLEVQQTWDTGFPKRSAGESFMICGTLYVTNSHLAGAKIYFAYYTNTSTYEYTDIPFHNQYSHISMMDYNPRERVLYTWNNGHQVLYNVTLFQVIKTSGD; encoded by the exons ATGACCGTTCCTATGCTAAAGATTGGGGCGGTGCTCAGCACCATGGCCATGGTGACCAACTGGATGTCTCAGACTCTGCCCTCCCTGGTGGGACTCAACGGGACCAGCATCTCCAGAGGGGGCACTTCGGAGAGGATTGTCAGC gctCTGTACCCAAGCCCAGAGGAGGGCTGGCAGATCTACAGCTCGGCACAGGACGCAGATGGGAAGTGTATCTGCACCGTGGTCGCGCCGGCCCAGAACATGTGTAACCGCGACCCACGCAGCAGACAGCTCCGCCAGCTCATGGAGAAG gTTCAGAACATAAGCCAGTCAATGGAGGTGCTGGACCTGCGGACGTACAGAGATCTACAGTATGTGAGGAACACCGAGAATCTAATGAAATTGGTGGACGGAAAGTTGAAGGTGGCGTCGGAAAATCCCCGCAGTCTCAATCCAAAGGGTTTTCAG GAGTTAAAAGACAAGGTCACCCAGCTCCTGCCCCTGCTGCCAGTGCTGGAGCAGTACAAGGCCGACGCCAAGATGATCCTGCGTCtcagggaggaggtgaggaaccTGTCCCTGGTGCTGATGGCCATCCAAGAAGAGATGGGGGCCTACGACTACGAGGAGCTGCGCCAGAGAGTCCTACTGCTGGAGACCAGGCTCCACTCCTGCATGCAAAAACTAG GCTGCGGGAAGCTCACTGGGGTCAGTAATCCCATCACGGTACGTGCCTCAGGGTCAAGGTTTGGCTCTTGGATGACGGACACCATGATCCCCAGCTCAGACAACAGA gTGTGGTCCATGGATGGTTACTTCAAGGGACGCCGTGTCCTGGAATACCGCACTATGAATGATTTCATGAAGGGCCAGAACTTTTTGCAGCAATTGCTGCCCCACCCCTGGGCAGGCACTGGCCACGTGGTTTACAACGGCTCGCTGTACTACAACAAGTACCAgagcaacatcatcatcaagtaCCACTTCCGTTCTCGAAGTGTGCTGGTGCAGCGCAGCCTGAGCGGGGCCGGCTACAACAACACCTTCCCCTACTCCTGGGGTGGCTCCTCTGACATCGACCTGATGGCGGATGAAAATGGCCTGTGGGCCGTTTACACCACCATCCCGAACGCCGGGAACATTGTCATCAGCCGCCTGGAGCCCCAGAGTCTGGAAGTGCAGCAGACGTGGGACACGGGTTTCCCCAAGCGCAGCGCCGGAGAGTCTTTCATGATCTGCGGCACACTTTACGTCACCAACTCCCACCTGGCTGGCGCCAAGATCTACTTTGCCTACTACACCAACACGTCGACCTACGAGTACACAGACATCCCCTTCCACAATCAATACTCCCACATCTCCATGATGGACTACAACCCCCGGGAGAGGGTCCTGTACACCTGGAACAACGGACACCAGGTGCTCTACAATGTCACACTGTTCCAGGTTATTAAGACTTCTGGCGACTGA
- the olfm2a gene encoding noelin-2a isoform X2, with protein MHLLSAMFLLVMLAVVPGEALYPSPEEGWQIYSSAQDADGKCICTVVAPAQNMCNRDPRSRQLRQLMEKVQNISQSMEVLDLRTYRDLQYVRNTENLMKLVDGKLKVASENPRSLNPKGFQELKDKVTQLLPLLPVLEQYKADAKMILRLREEVRNLSLVLMAIQEEMGAYDYEELRQRVLLLETRLHSCMQKLGCGKLTGVSNPITVRASGSRFGSWMTDTMIPSSDNRVWSMDGYFKGRRVLEYRTMNDFMKGQNFLQQLLPHPWAGTGHVVYNGSLYYNKYQSNIIIKYHFRSRSVLVQRSLSGAGYNNTFPYSWGGSSDIDLMADENGLWAVYTTIPNAGNIVISRLEPQSLEVQQTWDTGFPKRSAGESFMICGTLYVTNSHLAGAKIYFAYYTNTSTYEYTDIPFHNQYSHISMMDYNPRERVLYTWNNGHQVLYNVTLFQVIKTSGD; from the exons gctCTGTACCCAAGCCCAGAGGAGGGCTGGCAGATCTACAGCTCGGCACAGGACGCAGATGGGAAGTGTATCTGCACCGTGGTCGCGCCGGCCCAGAACATGTGTAACCGCGACCCACGCAGCAGACAGCTCCGCCAGCTCATGGAGAAG gTTCAGAACATAAGCCAGTCAATGGAGGTGCTGGACCTGCGGACGTACAGAGATCTACAGTATGTGAGGAACACCGAGAATCTAATGAAATTGGTGGACGGAAAGTTGAAGGTGGCGTCGGAAAATCCCCGCAGTCTCAATCCAAAGGGTTTTCAG GAGTTAAAAGACAAGGTCACCCAGCTCCTGCCCCTGCTGCCAGTGCTGGAGCAGTACAAGGCCGACGCCAAGATGATCCTGCGTCtcagggaggaggtgaggaaccTGTCCCTGGTGCTGATGGCCATCCAAGAAGAGATGGGGGCCTACGACTACGAGGAGCTGCGCCAGAGAGTCCTACTGCTGGAGACCAGGCTCCACTCCTGCATGCAAAAACTAG GCTGCGGGAAGCTCACTGGGGTCAGTAATCCCATCACGGTACGTGCCTCAGGGTCAAGGTTTGGCTCTTGGATGACGGACACCATGATCCCCAGCTCAGACAACAGA gTGTGGTCCATGGATGGTTACTTCAAGGGACGCCGTGTCCTGGAATACCGCACTATGAATGATTTCATGAAGGGCCAGAACTTTTTGCAGCAATTGCTGCCCCACCCCTGGGCAGGCACTGGCCACGTGGTTTACAACGGCTCGCTGTACTACAACAAGTACCAgagcaacatcatcatcaagtaCCACTTCCGTTCTCGAAGTGTGCTGGTGCAGCGCAGCCTGAGCGGGGCCGGCTACAACAACACCTTCCCCTACTCCTGGGGTGGCTCCTCTGACATCGACCTGATGGCGGATGAAAATGGCCTGTGGGCCGTTTACACCACCATCCCGAACGCCGGGAACATTGTCATCAGCCGCCTGGAGCCCCAGAGTCTGGAAGTGCAGCAGACGTGGGACACGGGTTTCCCCAAGCGCAGCGCCGGAGAGTCTTTCATGATCTGCGGCACACTTTACGTCACCAACTCCCACCTGGCTGGCGCCAAGATCTACTTTGCCTACTACACCAACACGTCGACCTACGAGTACACAGACATCCCCTTCCACAATCAATACTCCCACATCTCCATGATGGACTACAACCCCCGGGAGAGGGTCCTGTACACCTGGAACAACGGACACCAGGTGCTCTACAATGTCACACTGTTCCAGGTTATTAAGACTTCTGGCGACTGA
- the olfm2a gene encoding noelin-2a isoform X3, whose protein sequence is MCNRDPRSRQLRQLMEKVQNISQSMEVLDLRTYRDLQYVRNTENLMKLVDGKLKVASENPRSLNPKGFQELKDKVTQLLPLLPVLEQYKADAKMILRLREEVRNLSLVLMAIQEEMGAYDYEELRQRVLLLETRLHSCMQKLGCGKLTGVSNPITVRASGSRFGSWMTDTMIPSSDNRVWSMDGYFKGRRVLEYRTMNDFMKGQNFLQQLLPHPWAGTGHVVYNGSLYYNKYQSNIIIKYHFRSRSVLVQRSLSGAGYNNTFPYSWGGSSDIDLMADENGLWAVYTTIPNAGNIVISRLEPQSLEVQQTWDTGFPKRSAGESFMICGTLYVTNSHLAGAKIYFAYYTNTSTYEYTDIPFHNQYSHISMMDYNPRERVLYTWNNGHQVLYNVTLFQVIKTSGD, encoded by the exons ATGTGTAACCGCGACCCACGCAGCAGACAGCTCCGCCAGCTCATGGAGAAG gTTCAGAACATAAGCCAGTCAATGGAGGTGCTGGACCTGCGGACGTACAGAGATCTACAGTATGTGAGGAACACCGAGAATCTAATGAAATTGGTGGACGGAAAGTTGAAGGTGGCGTCGGAAAATCCCCGCAGTCTCAATCCAAAGGGTTTTCAG GAGTTAAAAGACAAGGTCACCCAGCTCCTGCCCCTGCTGCCAGTGCTGGAGCAGTACAAGGCCGACGCCAAGATGATCCTGCGTCtcagggaggaggtgaggaaccTGTCCCTGGTGCTGATGGCCATCCAAGAAGAGATGGGGGCCTACGACTACGAGGAGCTGCGCCAGAGAGTCCTACTGCTGGAGACCAGGCTCCACTCCTGCATGCAAAAACTAG GCTGCGGGAAGCTCACTGGGGTCAGTAATCCCATCACGGTACGTGCCTCAGGGTCAAGGTTTGGCTCTTGGATGACGGACACCATGATCCCCAGCTCAGACAACAGA gTGTGGTCCATGGATGGTTACTTCAAGGGACGCCGTGTCCTGGAATACCGCACTATGAATGATTTCATGAAGGGCCAGAACTTTTTGCAGCAATTGCTGCCCCACCCCTGGGCAGGCACTGGCCACGTGGTTTACAACGGCTCGCTGTACTACAACAAGTACCAgagcaacatcatcatcaagtaCCACTTCCGTTCTCGAAGTGTGCTGGTGCAGCGCAGCCTGAGCGGGGCCGGCTACAACAACACCTTCCCCTACTCCTGGGGTGGCTCCTCTGACATCGACCTGATGGCGGATGAAAATGGCCTGTGGGCCGTTTACACCACCATCCCGAACGCCGGGAACATTGTCATCAGCCGCCTGGAGCCCCAGAGTCTGGAAGTGCAGCAGACGTGGGACACGGGTTTCCCCAAGCGCAGCGCCGGAGAGTCTTTCATGATCTGCGGCACACTTTACGTCACCAACTCCCACCTGGCTGGCGCCAAGATCTACTTTGCCTACTACACCAACACGTCGACCTACGAGTACACAGACATCCCCTTCCACAATCAATACTCCCACATCTCCATGATGGACTACAACCCCCGGGAGAGGGTCCTGTACACCTGGAACAACGGACACCAGGTGCTCTACAATGTCACACTGTTCCAGGTTATTAAGACTTCTGGCGACTGA